In the Phaseolus vulgaris cultivar G19833 chromosome 7, P. vulgaris v2.0, whole genome shotgun sequence genome, one interval contains:
- the LOC137830040 gene encoding E3 ubiquitin-protein ligase RFI2-like, which yields MGLGNDEEDDNNNNTNSNKVVDDGGDGGCGKSFASVPCSICLEPVADNGDRSWAKLQCGHQFHLDCIGSAFNIKGAMQCPNCRKIEKGQWLYANGSRSYPEFSMDEWTHDEDLYDLSYSEMSFGVHWCPFGNLTRLPSSFEEGEFSSSAYHDVLGQHPIFAEHTAVSSASHPCPYIAYFGPIHPSSSNSGGTVSEASNFNHWNGSSVPSDIPTSYSFPAVDLHYHSWEHHSPPFSTASTRLVAADQSSVSPGSQRPVRGGSDVPRSGGSFMHPFLVGHSSAARAGSSVASSMIPPYPGSNARARDRVQALQAYYQPQQPPNSTTMRTPITTGSRRSSSHSGSAQLAPIATSPDQSGGFFLIPSSSSGRNFQEETHLPNHFHAWERDHLPSLSLSHVDRDAGWRAYHQSSSRSDPGTRSSSFRLRHGSDRMPSQNR from the exons ATGGGTCTTGGTAACGACGAAGAGgatgataataataacaataccAATAGTAATAAGGTCGTAGACGACGGAGGAGATGGTGGATGTGGAAAGTCTTTCGCCTCGGTTCCTTGTTCCATTTGCCTCGAGCCTGTTGCCGATAATGGGGATAGATCCTGGGCTAAGCTTCAATGCGGTCATCAATTTCATCTTG ATTGCATTGGTTCGGCATTCAACATAAAAGGAGCAATGCAGTGCCCTAATTGCCGGAAGATTGAGAAAGGTCAATGGCTTTATGCTAATGGTAGCCGGTCATATCCAGAATTTAGCATGGATGAGTGGACACATGACGAGGACCTTTATGATCTTAGCTACTCTGAGATG TCTTTTGGAGTTCATTGGTGTCCTTTTGGCAACCTGACTCGACTTCCATCATCTTTCGA GGAAGGGGAGTTTTCATCATCTGCAT ATCATGATGTATTGGGACAACATCCTATATTTGCTGAACATACAGCTGTGTCATCTGCCAGTCATCCTTGCCCGTATATTGCTTACTTTGGACCAATACATCCATCCTCCTCCAATTCTGGGGGAACTGTATCAGAGGCTTCAAACTTCAACCATTGGAATGGTTCATCTGTGCCCAGTGACATACCAACTTCATACTCATTTCCTGCTGTGGATCTTCATTATCACAGCTGGGAACACCACTCCCCTCCTTTCTCCACAGCAAGCACTCGTCTAGTTGCTGCTGATCAGTCATCAGTATCCCCTGGTAGTCAAAGGCCAGTCAGGGGTGGTTCAGACGTACCAAGATCAGGAGGATCTTTCATGCATCCCTTTCTTGTCGGTCACAG TTCTGCTGCCAGAGCGGGGAGCTCGGTTGCTTCTTCAATGATTCCTCCTTATCCTGGTAGCAATGCTCGAGCTCGGGATAGAGTTCAGGCTCTTCAGGCATACTACCAACCACAGCAACCTCCTAATTCAACCACAATGCGGACACCTATCACTACTGGCTCCCGACGGTCCAGCAGTCATAGTGGATCAGCTCAATTAGCACCAATAGCCACATCGCCAGACCAAAGTGGTGGCTTTTTTCTTATCCCATCAAGTTCATCAGGGCGCAATTTTCAAGAAGAAACCCATCTACCAAATCACTTCCATGCTTGGGAAAGAGACCACTTGCCTTCTTTGTCATTGAGCCATGTTGATAGAGATGCAGGTTGGAGAGCATACCACCAGTCCAGCAGCAGATCAGATCCCGGTACCAGGTCCAGTAGCTTTCGTTTAAGGCACGGATCAGATAGAATGCCTTCACAAAATCGGTAA
- the LOC137830034 gene encoding serine/arginine-rich splicing factor SR30-like isoform X1, which translates to MSGRSSRTIYVGNLPGDIRLREVEDLFYKLGPIVDIDLKIPPRPPGYAFVEFEDARDAEDAIKYRDGYNFDGFQLRVELAHGGRGHSSSVDRYSNYSGSGGSRGVSRRSDYCVLVTGLPPSASWQDLKDHMRKAGDVCFSQVFRERGGLTGIVDYTNYDDMKYAIRKLDDSEFRNAFSRAYIRVREYDRSYTRSRSRDSRRSYSRSVSHSPYISRSRSCSRSRSLSYSDRSRSFSPKAKHPHRSISLSRSQSRSRSPNSSPRPHQNRSPRRSPSNPS; encoded by the exons ATGAGTGGACGATCAAGTCGCACAATTTATGTTGGCAATCTTCCTGGTGACATTCGCTTGAGAGAAGTTGAGGATCTTTTCTACAAG TTGGGTCCTATTGTTGACATTGATTTGAAGATCCCTCCAAGACCACCAGGCTATGCTTTTGTAGAG TTTGAGGATGCTCGTGATGCTGAAGATGCAATTAAATATCGAGATGGTTACAATTTTGATGGTTTTCAGTTGCGA GTTGAACTTGCACATGGTGGACGGGGACATTCATCATCAGTAGACCGCTATAGTAACTATAGTGGTAGCGGTGGTAGTCGGGGAGTTTCTAGGCGTTCTGACTATTGTG TTCTGGTCACTGGATTACCTCCATCTGCTTCGTGGCAAGACCTGAAA GATCACATGCGTAAAGCTGGTGATGTGTGTTTTTCGCAAGTCTTCCGTGAGCGTGGTG GCTTGACTGGGATAGTTGATTATACCAATTATGATGATATGAAATATGCT ATCAGGAAACTTGATGACTCAGAATTCCGCAATGCCTTTTCTCGAGCATACATACGA GTGAGAGAATATGATCGCAGTTACACTAGAAGTCGTAGTCGTGATTCAAGGAGGAGCTATTCTAGAAGTGTCAGCCATAGCCCATATATCTCACGAAGTCGAAGCTGCAGCCGCAGCAGAAGTCTTAGCTATAGTGACAGGAGCAGAAG TTTCTCTCCAAAAGCAAAACACCCTCATCGTTCAATATCTCTTTCAAG ATCCCAGTCAAGATCAAGATCTCCAAATTCATCG CCTCGACCTCACCAGAATCGCAGTCCTAGGCGAAGTCCAAGCAACCCATCATAA
- the LOC137830035 gene encoding uncharacterized protein isoform X2: MSEAKTQIESLRKWVVEHKLRTVGCLWLSGITGSIAYNWSRPNMKTSVKIIHARLHAQALTLGALAGAALVEYYDRKKEAKAS, encoded by the exons ATGTCGGAAGCGAAGACTCAAATTGAATCCTTGAGGAAATGGGTCGTCGAGCACAAGCTTCGAACTGTTG GGTGTCTGTGGCTCAGCGGTATCACGGGTTCAATTGCGTACAATTGGTCTCGACCCAACATGAAAACCAGTGTGAAGATCATCCACGCAAG GTTGCACGCACAGGCACTTACACTGGGAGCATTAGCCGGAGCTGCACTAGTAGAATATTATGATCGTAAGAAAGAAGCAAAGGCTTCATAA
- the LOC137830034 gene encoding serine/arginine-rich splicing factor SR30-like isoform X2 has translation MSGRSSRTIYVGNLPGDIRLREVEDLFYKLGPIVDIDLKIPPRPPGYAFVEFEDARDAEDAIKYRDGYNFDGFQLRVELAHGGRGHSSSVDRYSNYSGSGGSRGVSRRSDYCVLVTGLPPSASWQDLKDHMRKAGDVCFSQVFRERGGLTGIVDYTNYDDMKYAIRKLDDSEFRNAFSRAYIRVREYDRSYTRSRSRDSRRSYSRSVSHSPYISRSRSCSRSRSLSYSDRSRSFSPKAKHPHRSISLSRVALCGNLGTAY, from the exons ATGAGTGGACGATCAAGTCGCACAATTTATGTTGGCAATCTTCCTGGTGACATTCGCTTGAGAGAAGTTGAGGATCTTTTCTACAAG TTGGGTCCTATTGTTGACATTGATTTGAAGATCCCTCCAAGACCACCAGGCTATGCTTTTGTAGAG TTTGAGGATGCTCGTGATGCTGAAGATGCAATTAAATATCGAGATGGTTACAATTTTGATGGTTTTCAGTTGCGA GTTGAACTTGCACATGGTGGACGGGGACATTCATCATCAGTAGACCGCTATAGTAACTATAGTGGTAGCGGTGGTAGTCGGGGAGTTTCTAGGCGTTCTGACTATTGTG TTCTGGTCACTGGATTACCTCCATCTGCTTCGTGGCAAGACCTGAAA GATCACATGCGTAAAGCTGGTGATGTGTGTTTTTCGCAAGTCTTCCGTGAGCGTGGTG GCTTGACTGGGATAGTTGATTATACCAATTATGATGATATGAAATATGCT ATCAGGAAACTTGATGACTCAGAATTCCGCAATGCCTTTTCTCGAGCATACATACGA GTGAGAGAATATGATCGCAGTTACACTAGAAGTCGTAGTCGTGATTCAAGGAGGAGCTATTCTAGAAGTGTCAGCCATAGCCCATATATCTCACGAAGTCGAAGCTGCAGCCGCAGCAGAAGTCTTAGCTATAGTGACAGGAGCAGAAG TTTCTCTCCAAAAGCAAAACACCCTCATCGTTCAATATCTCTTTCAAG AGTGGCCTTATGCGGCAACCTGGGAACTGCATATTAG
- the LOC137830035 gene encoding uncharacterized protein isoform X1, with protein MGRRAQASNCWVSVAQRYHGFNCVQLVSTQHENQCEDHPRKEDTGRSSYLLKVMNSVWNVNNWTAIDISMLHAQALTLGALAGAALVEYYDRKKEAKAS; from the exons ATGGGTCGTCGAGCACAAGCTTCGAACTGTTG GGTGTCTGTGGCTCAGCGGTATCACGGGTTCAATTGCGTACAATTGGTCTCGACCCAACATGAAAACCAGTGTGAAGATCATCCACGCAAG GAGGATACCGGTAGATCTTCATACTTATTGAAAGTAATGAACAGTGTCTGGAATGTGAATAACTGGACTGCGATAGATATTTCTAT GTTGCACGCACAGGCACTTACACTGGGAGCATTAGCCGGAGCTGCACTAGTAGAATATTATGATCGTAAGAAAGAAGCAAAGGCTTCATAA
- the LOC137830036 gene encoding large ribosomal subunit protein eL22z-like, translating into MSRGVSAPKGKKKGVTFTIDCAKPVEDKIMDIASLEKFLQERIKVAGKAGALGDTVAVAREKTKIIVTSDSNFSKRYLKYLTKKYLKKHNVRDWLRVIASNKDRNIYELRYFNIAENEGEEEE; encoded by the exons ATGAGTCGAGGTGTAAGTGCTCCGAAGGGCAAGAAGAAAGGGGTCACATTCACCATTGACTGCGCGAAGCCAGTGGAGGATAAGATCATGGACATTGCGTCACTCGAGAAGTTTCTTCAAGAGAGGATTAAGGTCGCTGGCAAGGCCGGTGCTCTCGGTGACACCGTCGCCGTCGCACGCGAGAAGACCAAAATCATTGTTACATCGGACAGCAACTTCTCCAAACG GTACCTCAAGTACTTGACTAAGAAGTATTTGAAGAAGCACAATGTTCGTGACTGGCTCAGAGTGATTGCTTCTAACAAAGATAGAAACATTTATGAACTCAGGTACTTCAACATTGCTGAGAATGAAGGAGAGGAAGAAGAATAG